The following are from one region of the Methanospirillum hungatei genome:
- the tfrA gene encoding fumarate reductase (CoM/CoB) subunit TfrA → MQIQEIIRSHVLVIGSGGAGVRAAIEASAAGTCVLISRTIVGKGGCTIMAEGGYNAVMNEEDNISDHFADTMKGGAYLNDQDLVRVLTEEAPLRMNDLISWGAVFDVTDSCTICQRPFGGQCFPRTCYAGDRTGHEMMITLMERLSGTNVRICHEIAAFDLLVSEGRVIGALGLDRKGRLYTFLADATVLATGGGTRVFDISTNSTSGTGDGYAMGWRAGAELIDMEQIQFHPTGAVYPWDARGRLVTEAVRGEGGVLKNSLGERFMARYDPVKMELSTRDVVARACATEIMEGRGTPHGGVWLDVSHLPARQIEERLPVMLEQFLKYGVDIRTEPMEVAPTAHHIMGGLRIDPFCQTTLPGLYACGEAAGGVHGANRLGGNALAETQVFGARAGGSASKASVQNISAPQDQVGAALSMMDGYLSGDVLPDVVKHELQTIMWRGAGIFRSKVVLEETKVGLDHLSRKKLKAVDPSGLIDCCITRNMIDTARLIVTAAILRDESRGAHVRTDIIQDWDSKNSPFGHTILTRTGATIERRRS, encoded by the coding sequence ATGCAGATTCAGGAGATCATCAGGTCCCATGTCCTGGTTATCGGGAGCGGGGGTGCGGGAGTCCGGGCTGCTATTGAAGCCTCTGCAGCCGGAACCTGTGTTCTAATTTCACGGACTATTGTTGGAAAAGGTGGGTGCACCATCATGGCTGAGGGCGGATATAATGCCGTGATGAACGAGGAGGATAATATCTCGGATCATTTTGCTGATACGATGAAAGGCGGCGCGTACCTGAATGATCAGGATCTCGTTCGCGTTCTGACAGAAGAGGCCCCCCTGCGAATGAATGATCTCATCTCCTGGGGAGCAGTGTTTGATGTTACCGATTCCTGCACTATCTGTCAACGTCCCTTTGGCGGGCAATGTTTTCCCCGGACTTGTTATGCTGGTGATCGGACCGGACATGAGATGATGATCACGCTGATGGAACGTCTTTCTGGAACCAATGTTCGAATTTGTCATGAGATTGCTGCTTTTGATCTCCTGGTATCTGAAGGCAGGGTAATTGGTGCACTGGGTCTTGACCGGAAAGGACGATTGTACACGTTTCTTGCGGATGCCACAGTCCTTGCAACTGGTGGAGGGACACGTGTCTTTGACATCTCCACAAACTCCACCAGCGGGACTGGAGACGGGTACGCCATGGGGTGGCGCGCAGGAGCTGAGCTGATCGATATGGAGCAGATTCAGTTTCATCCAACCGGAGCTGTCTATCCATGGGATGCCCGGGGAAGACTTGTAACTGAAGCAGTCAGGGGAGAAGGAGGTGTTCTCAAAAACTCTCTTGGTGAACGTTTTATGGCACGGTATGACCCGGTAAAAATGGAACTCTCTACCCGGGATGTTGTGGCAAGGGCCTGTGCAACTGAGATCATGGAGGGAAGAGGCACACCACATGGCGGAGTATGGCTTGATGTTTCCCATCTCCCTGCCAGGCAGATTGAAGAGCGCCTGCCGGTGATGCTTGAGCAGTTCCTGAAATATGGTGTTGATATACGGACAGAACCGATGGAAGTTGCACCAACTGCACATCATATCATGGGAGGACTCCGGATAGATCCCTTCTGCCAGACCACATTGCCTGGTCTTTATGCTTGTGGAGAAGCTGCCGGTGGTGTGCATGGAGCAAACCGTCTTGGAGGAAATGCACTTGCAGAAACACAGGTATTTGGTGCTCGTGCTGGAGGATCTGCATCAAAAGCCAGTGTCCAGAATATCTCCGCACCACAGGATCAGGTAGGTGCCGCATTATCAATGATGGATGGGTATCTGTCTGGTGATGTTCTTCCTGATGTTGTCAAACACGAACTGCAGACGATCATGTGGAGAGGGGCGGGAATTTTTCGAAGTAAAGTTGTTCTTGAAGAGACGAAAGTGGGTCTGGATCATTTATCCAGAAAAAAACTCAAAGCAGTTGACCCTTCCGGGCTTATTGATTGTTGCATAACCAGGAATATGATTGACACAGCACGATTGATTGTAACGGCAGCAATACTTCGGGATGAATCACGAGGTGCCCATGTCAGAACCGACATAATACAGGATTGGGATAGTAAGAATTCACCATTTGGGCATACAATACTCACCAGGACTGGAGCTACCATCGAGCGGAGGAGATCCTGA
- a CDS encoding tetratricopeptide repeat protein, protein MVGDEEIQDIYKKGIEAYRRGDLSQASHHLMQVVETDEHDHRAWNALGVVLTKMGKYQDADVCFENALILDQGNAVYERNRVKNSSHVKKDMKELLSSGYFSLPANLPFGLSAPYLFGGILLLLILIALLAVIIPPFFQPEPLATSAGDIQISIEQLDDLILVRNNGGAGLEKVAEFLLTGNNQTIHSLSGLPRNLGTSKGSTLGIPHEDLYPISDDNTVTIRLSARYVDDSERPVLNQKIILPVLVNETAVMNITPVLIPYDPQYKTGDILINESGSYLLVSDLLPDNQYRIQSLNRRNEGLFFIQPNSAQNMSMQETEQSSIKSAMLLIPAEGMLSPDIPYQAVRNDSSSGIGPLYVPGDVVSSSKSSSEEAFVVLGFDSGTDEYAFDNLYKYHSGEWGYRPDALSEWKDRSEFERSYPVRETRIALSQVGIGEESSPPGTQPLYKDGDIVAKDRGADASLLLIMGYDPLTNSYVTSPIWQSYNGGWERAEKSEVIIRSALEKEYSYRVRTIDSSLVKVR, encoded by the coding sequence ATGGTGGGTGACGAAGAGATACAGGATATTTATAAAAAAGGAATTGAAGCATATCGGAGGGGAGATCTCAGTCAGGCGTCTCATCATCTGATGCAGGTCGTTGAAACTGATGAGCATGATCATCGTGCCTGGAACGCCCTTGGTGTCGTATTAACAAAGATGGGAAAATATCAGGATGCAGATGTATGTTTTGAAAATGCGCTCATTCTTGATCAGGGGAATGCAGTATATGAAAGAAATCGTGTCAAAAACTCTTCACATGTTAAAAAAGACATGAAGGAGTTGCTTTCATCAGGATATTTCTCACTTCCTGCCAATCTTCCCTTTGGACTGTCTGCTCCATATCTGTTCGGTGGAATCCTGTTGTTATTGATACTAATTGCACTCCTTGCAGTAATTATCCCACCTTTCTTCCAGCCAGAACCTCTCGCAACATCTGCTGGTGATATTCAGATTTCAATCGAACAACTGGATGATCTGATTCTTGTCAGAAATAATGGAGGCGCCGGGCTGGAAAAGGTTGCCGAATTTCTTTTAACCGGCAACAATCAGACGATTCATTCGTTAAGTGGATTACCGCGAAATCTGGGTACCAGCAAAGGATCCACCCTTGGAATACCTCATGAGGACTTATATCCGATTTCTGATGATAACACGGTCACCATCCGGTTATCTGCACGTTATGTGGATGATTCTGAAAGACCTGTCCTGAATCAGAAAATTATCCTTCCTGTACTGGTAAATGAGACCGCAGTCATGAATATAACTCCAGTTCTGATTCCATATGATCCACAATACAAAACCGGTGACATACTGATTAATGAAAGTGGTTCTTATCTCTTAGTTTCTGATTTATTACCTGACAATCAATACAGGATTCAATCGTTAAACCGGCGAAATGAAGGGCTTTTCTTTATTCAACCGAATTCAGCACAAAATATGAGTATGCAGGAGACTGAACAATCTTCTATTAAATCCGCAATGCTCCTGATTCCGGCAGAAGGAATGTTAAGTCCAGACATTCCCTATCAGGCTGTCCGAAATGACTCATCATCAGGGATAGGCCCCTTGTATGTGCCTGGGGATGTTGTCTCTTCATCAAAAAGTTCATCTGAAGAGGCTTTTGTTGTCCTCGGATTTGATTCAGGAACAGATGAATATGCATTTGATAACCTGTATAAGTATCATTCAGGTGAATGGGGGTACCGTCCGGATGCTCTCTCTGAATGGAAGGATCGGAGTGAATTCGAACGCTCATATCCAGTTCGGGAAACCAGAATTGCGTTAAGTCAGGTTGGCATTGGTGAAGAATCCTCTCCACCTGGAACACAACCGTTGTATAAGGATGGTGACATCGTTGCGAAGGACCGGGGTGCCGATGCCTCTCTTCTTCTCATAATGGGGTATGATCCTCTCACGAACTCCTATGTAACATCCCCTATCTGGCAATCATATAATGGCGGGTGGGAACGAGCTGAAAAAAGTGAAGTCATCATTCGCTCTGCTCTGGAAAAAGAGTATTCTTACCGGGTCAGAACCATTGATTCTTCCTTGGTAAAAGTCAGGTAG
- a CDS encoding FAD-dependent oxidoreductase translates to MPEVTVYSTQNCPYCRLAKAFLDRNNVPYRSIDVGIDRKAAKEMVELSGQYGVPVIVSGDEVIVGFDTDRLRELFTSEKKTDLFDVIIAGAGPAGLTAALYCVRKNLKTLIISPDIGGQALESWNIENYMGYRMITGDDLMAKFEEQIRELDIRVELDQIQSLLPTSGGFAIKTVSDQEFKGKTVILAQGKKPRKLGVPKEDQFIGRGLSVCATCDGPLFRDKVVGVVGGGNSALTTALEMSGIAKEVHLIVRSSIRADAVYTSQYAQRQNIITYTGYEITELSGEDRLSEVVIKNRETGEEKKLKLDGLFTEIGWIPNTSFVDGLLKLNEQKEIEIDINCRTSAPGIFAAGDVTAISGKQIIIACGEGAKAALSAFDYLMTR, encoded by the coding sequence ATGCCCGAGGTCACAGTATATTCCACCCAGAACTGTCCCTATTGCAGACTGGCAAAAGCCTTTCTTGATAGAAATAATGTCCCATACCGGTCAATAGATGTCGGAATAGACCGGAAAGCAGCCAAAGAAATGGTTGAGCTTTCCGGGCAATATGGTGTGCCGGTTATCGTTTCCGGTGATGAGGTTATTGTAGGATTTGACACAGACAGACTGAGGGAACTGTTCACATCTGAAAAGAAAACAGATCTTTTTGACGTTATCATTGCCGGAGCAGGTCCTGCAGGCCTTACTGCTGCCCTTTATTGTGTCAGGAAAAATTTAAAAACACTCATCATATCTCCAGATATCGGGGGTCAGGCACTCGAGAGTTGGAACATTGAAAATTACATGGGATACCGGATGATTACCGGTGATGATCTGATGGCAAAATTTGAGGAACAGATCAGAGAACTTGACATCAGAGTTGAGCTGGATCAGATCCAGTCTCTCCTTCCCACGTCCGGGGGATTTGCTATCAAAACTGTTTCAGACCAGGAATTCAAAGGAAAAACAGTCATTCTTGCTCAGGGTAAAAAACCGAGAAAACTAGGGGTCCCAAAAGAAGACCAGTTCATCGGAAGAGGACTTTCAGTCTGTGCCACCTGTGACGGACCGCTCTTTCGGGACAAGGTTGTCGGTGTTGTCGGAGGAGGCAACTCTGCTCTCACAACCGCCCTTGAGATGAGTGGTATTGCTAAAGAAGTGCATCTTATTGTCAGAAGTTCAATCAGGGCTGATGCTGTATATACTTCGCAATACGCGCAGAGACAGAATATTATAACCTATACCGGATATGAAATTACCGAACTCTCCGGAGAAGACCGGTTGTCAGAAGTTGTAATCAAGAACCGTGAAACCGGCGAAGAGAAAAAATTAAAATTAGACGGATTGTTCACAGAAATCGGATGGATACCAAATACTTCATTTGTTGATGGACTACTCAAACTCAATGAACAAAAAGAGATTGAGATTGATATAAATTGTCGAACCAGTGCACCAGGAATATTCGCTGCAGGTGATGTTACTGCAATATCCGGAAAACAGATCATTATTGCATGTGGCGAAGGTGCAAAAGCAGCTCTGTCTGCATTTGATTACCTAATGACACGATAA
- a CDS encoding DNA methyltransferase: protein MKREPSFVHEYLQNFRLPGQDGQTTLQPVQATVCDVVSIQGINYHRFTNEFWTARQRQAAKIQEISYRACFKPQLPRFFITLLTDPGNVVYDPFSGRGTTSIEAALLGRSIIANDINPLSRILTEPRLSPPTLEQVRVRLYEIPDLASPGCDLDLSMFYHPDTLRSLCSLREYLISRSNRGECDPVDQWIRMVATNRLSGHSSGFFSVYTLPPNQAVSPERQIVINRDRNQTPPFRDVREIILKKTRSLLQGIDPKQKENFVKTAENSLFLTGDARYTPEIEDNCVSLTVTSPPFLDIVQYAADNWLRCWFNGLDAAVIGKKISTARKTSDWETIMQDVFRELFRITKPGGYVAFEVGEVRNGKIRLDEHVIPLGIHAGFSCCGVLINKQDFTKTANIWGVNNMSVGTNTNRIVLFYKPLAGNG, encoded by the coding sequence ATGAAACGGGAACCATCCTTCGTCCATGAGTATCTGCAAAATTTTAGGTTGCCAGGCCAGGATGGTCAGACGACATTGCAGCCAGTACAAGCCACCGTGTGTGATGTCGTTTCCATTCAGGGGATAAACTACCACCGGTTTACGAATGAGTTCTGGACAGCCCGTCAGCGACAGGCAGCAAAAATTCAGGAGATATCTTATCGTGCCTGTTTTAAACCCCAACTCCCCCGGTTTTTCATTACTCTCTTAACAGATCCTGGCAATGTTGTCTATGATCCCTTCTCCGGGCGGGGAACTACCTCAATTGAAGCAGCATTACTTGGCCGATCAATTATAGCAAATGACATAAATCCCCTGTCCCGGATTCTGACTGAACCACGACTGAGCCCACCAACACTGGAACAAGTACGTGTCAGACTATATGAAATCCCAGATCTTGCATCACCCGGATGTGATCTCGATCTTTCAATGTTCTACCACCCTGACACGCTCAGATCTCTTTGCAGTCTACGGGAATATCTCATATCCAGATCAAACAGGGGAGAATGTGATCCAGTTGATCAGTGGATCAGAATGGTTGCTACAAACCGGCTTTCCGGGCACTCATCAGGATTTTTTTCAGTCTATACACTCCCTCCAAATCAGGCCGTCTCACCTGAAAGGCAGATTGTAATCAACCGTGATAGAAATCAGACTCCCCCATTCCGGGATGTCAGGGAGATAATTCTCAAAAAAACCAGATCACTCCTGCAGGGTATTGATCCGAAACAAAAAGAGAATTTCGTCAAGACTGCAGAAAATTCCCTCTTTCTCACCGGTGATGCAAGATATACCCCGGAGATCGAAGATAACTGTGTATCACTGACAGTAACGTCACCTCCATTCCTGGATATTGTGCAGTATGCAGCAGATAATTGGCTTCGGTGCTGGTTTAACGGCCTTGATGCAGCAGTTATTGGCAAAAAAATATCCACTGCAAGAAAAACCTCCGACTGGGAAACAATCATGCAGGATGTATTCAGGGAGTTATTCCGAATCACAAAACCAGGTGGATATGTAGCATTTGAGGTAGGAGAAGTCAGGAATGGTAAGATCAGACTTGATGAACATGTTATCCCACTTGGAATACATGCAGGTTTCTCGTGTTGCGGGGTTCTTATTAATAAGCAGGACTTTACAAAGACGGCAAATATCTGGGGAGTAAACAATATGTCTGTTGGAACGAATACAAACCGGATTGTATTATTCTATAAGCCTTTGGCTGGTAATGGTTAG
- a CDS encoding M13 family metallopeptidase encodes MRITGFFVLVFTGIFLSGFGHADIVSTASPPGMNLSIDPGEDFFSYANYYWVQDHPVPPENTFYTAFEEVKDTVDTRVRELVEDASLDYGAEDGTPRQLLGSFYRAAMNDRLNAEVGLTPVQDDLEEIERAQNRAEVRRVASNLTARGLDPFFILYIDENPQKRKELIAVIETGDFTIRFPPYYELEFDEAKRVQNEMKKYIISTCTNQGMDSNAAINAADKIFRIERRLARAEMLLNTSHSSSPQNLSEGTYNVSDLNTLFPGTNWEALFERSGRPDLKEVYVMNPHYLQEVGRILSTEPVDDLKLYLTWRVLQFASPFASPDMQEAYYQFYDEKLSKKEITPQKDRVFDILNLYLGNPIAHLYVDKYFSSSDKAKAEDIIKNIREVMRERVLNLSWMSQETKDTALLKMSYLKEQAGYPEDWGEYQNLTIRDQSYLENMLALTEYFTNGSLQLSGEPSDPDVWYVSPHGVEAHYDLVHNRIVVPAGFLNPPFFDPLVDDAWNYGSFGWVYGHELTHMIDIGGQQYSPDGKKENWWTDDDANQYFHAAWPLIVQVNSTKVLDNLTLNGTQMLIESSADLGGLTLAYDAYIRSRPNPDTLDTPGYDGLTDRQRFFVAFAQAQRGNITDDNLRNITQTEDHPWNKFRVNMIPYHLEAFYTAFPDINQGDSLYLNESERAHLW; translated from the coding sequence GTGAGAATCACAGGTTTTTTTGTCCTGGTTTTCACAGGTATTTTCCTATCAGGATTCGGACATGCTGACATCGTCTCGACTGCATCACCACCAGGAATGAATCTCTCAATCGATCCTGGTGAAGACTTCTTTTCATATGCAAATTATTACTGGGTACAGGACCATCCGGTACCACCTGAGAACACCTTCTACACTGCATTTGAAGAAGTGAAAGACACCGTTGATACCCGTGTCAGAGAACTTGTTGAGGATGCTTCCCTAGACTATGGAGCTGAAGATGGAACACCCCGGCAACTTCTCGGATCCTTTTACCGGGCGGCCATGAATGACCGGCTAAATGCTGAAGTTGGTCTGACACCTGTACAGGATGATCTTGAAGAGATTGAACGTGCACAAAATAGAGCTGAGGTGAGGAGAGTTGCATCAAATTTAACTGCACGTGGGCTTGATCCTTTTTTTATTCTCTATATAGATGAAAATCCTCAAAAGAGAAAGGAGCTTATCGCAGTTATTGAGACTGGAGATTTCACCATCCGGTTTCCACCATATTATGAACTTGAATTTGATGAGGCTAAACGAGTTCAAAATGAGATGAAGAAGTACATCATCTCAACATGTACGAATCAGGGCATGGATTCTAACGCTGCTATTAACGCAGCAGATAAAATATTCCGGATTGAGCGTCGTCTTGCACGTGCTGAGATGTTACTTAACACGTCACATTCAAGTTCGCCCCAGAACCTGAGTGAAGGAACATATAATGTATCTGATCTGAACACTCTTTTTCCAGGCACCAACTGGGAAGCATTATTTGAGAGATCGGGAAGGCCTGATCTCAAAGAAGTGTACGTGATGAACCCGCACTATCTTCAGGAAGTCGGCAGAATTCTATCTACAGAACCAGTTGATGATTTGAAACTATACCTTACCTGGCGGGTATTACAATTCGCAAGCCCATTTGCTTCTCCTGATATGCAGGAGGCTTATTATCAGTTCTATGACGAAAAACTCTCTAAAAAAGAGATCACTCCACAAAAAGACAGAGTTTTTGACATTCTGAACCTGTACCTGGGAAATCCTATTGCCCATCTCTATGTTGATAAATATTTTAGTTCATCTGATAAAGCAAAAGCAGAAGATATTATCAAAAACATCAGGGAGGTAATGAGAGAGCGGGTTCTCAATCTCTCCTGGATGAGTCAGGAAACGAAGGATACGGCTCTGCTTAAAATGTCGTACCTCAAAGAACAGGCAGGGTATCCTGAAGATTGGGGGGAGTACCAGAACCTGACGATCAGAGATCAATCATATCTTGAAAATATGCTCGCGTTAACTGAATATTTCACAAACGGTAGTCTTCAGTTATCGGGAGAACCTTCTGATCCTGATGTCTGGTACGTGTCACCACATGGTGTTGAAGCTCATTATGATCTGGTTCATAACAGGATCGTTGTCCCGGCCGGTTTCTTAAATCCACCATTTTTTGATCCGTTGGTTGACGATGCATGGAATTATGGATCATTTGGTTGGGTCTACGGACACGAACTTACTCATATGATTGACATCGGAGGGCAGCAGTATAGTCCTGACGGGAAGAAAGAAAACTGGTGGACCGATGATGATGCAAATCAGTACTTCCATGCAGCATGGCCACTCATTGTCCAGGTGAATTCAACAAAGGTGCTTGACAACCTAACCTTGAACGGGACTCAGATGCTTATTGAAAGTTCAGCGGATCTCGGTGGTCTTACCCTTGCATATGATGCTTATATTCGTTCCAGACCGAATCCTGATACCCTTGATACTCCCGGATATGACGGGCTTACAGATCGGCAACGTTTTTTTGTCGCTTTTGCACAGGCACAGAGAGGAAATATTACTGATGATAACCTTCGTAACATTACCCAGACTGAAGACCACCCCTGGAATAAATTCAGAGTCAATATGATTCCATATCATCTCGAAGCTTTCTATACTGCATTTCCGGATATTAATCAAGGAGACTCGCTTTATTTGAATGAAAGTGAACGGGCACATCTCTGGTGA
- the tfrB gene encoding fumarate reductase (CoM/CoB) subunit TfrB has translation MMQMNVTISRFNPETDSVPRMEPWQVNVEEGARVLNVLDAIHALDPTLAYRSSCRAGQCGSCAVKVNGEPVLACTEEAKEGMVIEPLDLPVIQDLMVDLISGISSIPRIHTCTCGTLPSQDEVAKMKPLRDCIECLSCVSVCPAMKVTDFLGPTSMRSQMRIALDPREPGNRIREAISQGLFTCTSCNRCWRVCPKDIETPGKAIEKLREIANREGLTLPRHQEVAELVRTTGRSVESGKHVFLDLVDEVIEPYGEVKREVGFFSGCMFNARLPERALDMIEVMRHAGIRVIIPKEQVCCGSPLIRTGQTSFLDEIKERNIKAFQDRGIKTVMTMCAGCGATLKHDYETPFEVKDVSEILTETGLPPLTKVPVTATYHDPCHLMNGQQITEQPREILKDAVERFVEMPAQCCGSGGGVRSGLPDEAAALGELRRTAINKTGADIVVTICPFCEYHIQEHSDRPVKNLMTVLVEALGKKPAEL, from the coding sequence CTGATGCAGATGAATGTGACGATTTCCAGATTTAATCCTGAGACTGATTCTGTACCCCGAATGGAACCCTGGCAGGTAAATGTTGAAGAAGGGGCCCGGGTTTTAAATGTCCTTGATGCTATCCATGCTCTGGATCCGACTCTTGCATACCGGTCCAGTTGCCGGGCTGGTCAGTGTGGAAGTTGTGCTGTAAAAGTGAATGGTGAGCCAGTTCTTGCCTGCACTGAAGAAGCGAAGGAGGGAATGGTGATTGAGCCGCTGGATCTCCCGGTTATCCAGGATTTAATGGTAGATCTTATCTCCGGAATTTCATCTATTCCCCGTATTCATACCTGCACATGTGGCACACTTCCCTCACAGGATGAAGTAGCAAAAATGAAACCTCTTCGTGATTGCATAGAATGTCTCTCCTGTGTATCTGTCTGTCCTGCGATGAAGGTTACTGACTTTCTTGGACCTACCTCGATGCGTTCACAGATGCGGATTGCTCTTGATCCACGAGAACCAGGAAACAGGATTCGTGAAGCAATTTCCCAGGGTCTTTTCACCTGTACGAGTTGCAACCGGTGCTGGCGTGTATGCCCGAAAGATATTGAAACTCCTGGAAAAGCCATTGAAAAACTTCGGGAGATAGCAAACCGCGAAGGTCTCACTCTTCCTCGCCACCAGGAGGTTGCAGAACTGGTCCGGACAACCGGGAGAAGTGTTGAGTCCGGAAAACATGTTTTCCTCGATCTTGTTGATGAAGTCATAGAGCCATATGGAGAAGTCAAACGGGAAGTCGGTTTCTTCTCTGGATGCATGTTTAATGCAAGACTCCCTGAACGTGCACTGGATATGATCGAGGTCATGCGACATGCCGGAATCAGGGTGATCATTCCAAAAGAGCAGGTTTGTTGTGGTTCTCCACTGATAAGAACTGGTCAGACTTCTTTTCTCGATGAGATTAAAGAACGGAATATCAAGGCATTTCAGGATCGAGGAATTAAAACAGTCATGACGATGTGTGCCGGTTGCGGGGCAACCCTCAAGCATGATTACGAGACTCCGTTTGAAGTAAAAGATGTCTCTGAGATTCTGACAGAAACAGGACTGCCCCCACTTACAAAAGTTCCGGTCACTGCTACATATCATGATCCCTGTCACCTGATGAACGGTCAGCAGATAACAGAGCAGCCGCGTGAGATCCTAAAAGATGCAGTAGAACGGTTTGTAGAGATGCCTGCCCAGTGTTGTGGTTCTGGTGGTGGAGTAAGATCCGGACTCCCGGATGAAGCAGCAGCGCTTGGCGAGTTACGACGAACAGCGATTAATAAAACCGGTGCTGATATTGTTGTGACCATCTGTCCATTCTGCGAATACCATATTCAGGAACACAGTGATCGGCCGGTTAAAAATCTTATGACCGTTCTCGTTGAAGCACTTGGAAAAAAACCAGCAGAACTCTGA
- a CDS encoding PKD domain-containing protein, which translates to MAYGVKDVRTVMDPMDNQYHFVLIIILISLIIAAGISLFFTSGQGPDFSTDKSWNSPYDANNSIESDKPSSWIVRILWFDDTNRTYSFQDYPSELKPDPKTYTFTGVSPTGSKPAMIRFLSWDGNTERMVGAQYIIDQEDVTSILNRYSLTASKSPDTISSMKGTTTPKPAGTPNPEMLIPEAGFVCQNADGTYTARFGYISRHDHPVSVPIGEQNRFYPGEADRGQPDIFLPGVHRDAVTITYPSDATNQMWSLMNKQASAGTVPALDTSINIDPKSGYAPLEVRFSQRSSGNVMTNPVSGVWILGDGTTINQTGAFSHRYENPGMYQVRYIVSNMCGQASDSEVIRVYRASYSWTPHPDDPATITFRETSEGTPTVFFWDFGDGYTSWERNPVHIYAGPGTYHVGLTISGEHGKGTAVKAITIP; encoded by the coding sequence ATGGCATATGGTGTAAAAGATGTAAGAACTGTTATGGATCCAATGGATAACCAGTATCATTTCGTCCTTATCATCATTCTTATATCACTCATTATCGCTGCTGGAATATCTCTTTTTTTTACCTCCGGGCAGGGTCCGGATTTCTCTACCGATAAATCCTGGAATTCTCCCTATGATGCAAATAATAGTATTGAATCAGACAAACCATCCTCATGGATAGTCAGAATACTCTGGTTTGATGATACAAACCGGACCTATTCATTTCAGGACTATCCATCTGAATTGAAGCCAGATCCGAAAACCTACACGTTCACCGGGGTGTCTCCGACCGGCTCAAAACCTGCGATGATACGGTTTCTTTCCTGGGATGGAAACACAGAACGAATGGTGGGGGCGCAGTACATCATCGATCAGGAGGATGTTACCTCAATTTTAAACAGGTACAGCCTGACAGCATCCAAATCTCCGGACACAATCTCCTCAATGAAAGGAACAACCACTCCAAAACCGGCAGGAACACCTAATCCCGAGATGTTGATACCCGAGGCCGGATTTGTCTGCCAGAATGCAGATGGCACATATACTGCAAGATTTGGTTATATATCCAGACATGATCACCCGGTTTCAGTTCCCATAGGTGAGCAGAACCGGTTTTATCCTGGAGAAGCAGACCGAGGTCAGCCGGATATATTCTTACCCGGAGTTCATCGTGATGCGGTAACTATCACCTATCCATCTGATGCAACAAATCAGATGTGGTCACTTATGAATAAACAGGCATCTGCAGGTACTGTTCCTGCACTGGATACATCAATCAATATTGATCCAAAATCCGGATATGCACCCCTTGAAGTCAGGTTTTCCCAGCGTTCGAGTGGTAATGTAATGACTAATCCCGTGTCTGGTGTTTGGATACTGGGAGATGGCACAACGATAAACCAGACCGGAGCGTTTTCTCACCGGTATGAAAACCCAGGTATGTATCAGGTCAGGTATATTGTGTCAAATATGTGCGGGCAGGCATCTGATTCTGAAGTTATCAGGGTATATCGTGCATCATATTCCTGGACTCCTCATCCGGATGATCCGGCAACGATTACATTTCGGGAAACATCAGAAGGTACACCCACCGTATTCTTCTGGGATTTTGGTGACGGGTATACCTCCTGGGAACGAAATCCTGTTCACATCTATGCCGGTCCTGGCACCTATCATGTTGGGCTGACAATATCTGGCGAGCATGGAAAAGGAACAGCAGTAAAGGCCATTACTATACCATAA
- a CDS encoding response regulator: MGILIIDDTDFDRNLLRSILASAGYEIAGLANCGEEGIRQYEALAPQLVMLDLIMPDLNGIEVLRRIRAEHPDAKVMMCTSVGEENMVTLARKMGARGYVVKPYIAENLLSAVKKIIGPPGKEF, translated from the coding sequence ATGGGAATACTGATTATTGATGATACTGATTTTGATCGAAATCTTCTTCGGTCAATTCTTGCTTCTGCCGGTTATGAGATTGCAGGACTTGCGAACTGTGGTGAAGAGGGAATACGCCAATATGAAGCTCTTGCACCTCAGCTTGTCATGCTGGATCTCATTATGCCGGATTTAAATGGTATTGAAGTACTCAGGCGAATCAGGGCAGAGCACCCGGATGCAAAAGTGATGATGTGTACCTCTGTTGGCGAGGAGAATATGGTTACACTTGCACGAAAAATGGGAGCCCGAGGGTATGTAGTCAAACCATATATTGCAGAAAACCTCCTGAGTGCAGTAAAAAAGATAATTGGACCTCCCGGGAAAGAATTTTAG